In Phacochoerus africanus isolate WHEZ1 chromosome 1, ROS_Pafr_v1, whole genome shotgun sequence, the following are encoded in one genomic region:
- the CCT8 gene encoding T-complex protein 1 subunit theta isoform X1: MALHVPKAPGFAQMLKEGAKHFSGLEEAVYRNIQACKELAQTTRTAYGPNGMNKMVINHLEKLFVTNDAATILRELEVQHPAAKMIVMASHMQEQEVGDGTNFVLVFAGALLELAEELLRIGLSVSEVIEGYEIACRKAHEILPDLVCCSAKNLRDVDEVSSLLHTSVMSKQYGNEAFLAKLIAQACVSIFPDSGHFNVDNIRVCKILGSGVHSSSVLHGMVFKKETEGDVTSVKDAKIAVYSCPFDGMITETKGTVLIKTAEELMNFSKGEENLMEAQVKAIADTGANVVVTGGKVADMALHYANKYNIMLVRLNSKWDLRRLCKTVGATALPRLTPPVLEEMGHCDSVYLSEVGDTQVVVFKHEKEDGAISTIVLRGSTDNLMDDIERAVDDGVNTFKVLTRDKRLVPGGGATEIELAKQITSYGETCPGLEQYAIKKFAEAFESIPRALAENSGVKANEVISKLYAVHQEGNKNVGLDIEAEVPAVKDMLEAGVLDTYLGKYWAIKLATNAAVTVLRVDQIIMAKLAGGPKAPKPQGNWDKDGWQDESHI; encoded by the exons GAATGAACAAAATGGTCATCAACCACCTGGAGAAGTTGTTTGTGACAAATGATGCAGCAACTATTTTAAGAGAGCTGGAA GTACAGCATCCTGCTGCAAAAATGATCGTAATGGCCTCTCACATGCAGGAGCAGGAGGTTGGAGATGGCACAAACTTTGTTCTGGTTTTTGCTGGAGCTCTTCTGGAATTAGCTGAAGAGCTTCTGAGAATTGGCCTGTCAGTTTCAGAA GTCATAGAAGGTTATGAAATAGCCTGCAGAAAAGCCCATGAGATTCTTCCTGACTTAGTGTGTTGTTCTGCAAAAAATCTCCGGGATGTTGATGAAGTGTCATCTCTACTTCATACCTCAGTAATGAGTAAACAGTATGGTAATGAAGCGTTTCTGGCCAAGCTCATTGCTCAGGCATGTG TATCTATCTTTCCTGACTCTGGCCATTTTAATGTTGATAACATCAGAGTTTGTAAGATTCTG GGCTCTGGTGTCCATTCCTCTTCAGTATTGCATGGCATGGTTTTTAAGAAGGAAACTGAAGGTGATGTAACGTCTGTCAAAGATGCAAAAATAGCAGTGTACTCTTGTCCTTTTGATGGCATGATAACAGAAACAAAG GGAACAGTACTGATAAAGACTGCTGAAGAATTGATGAACTTCAGTAAGGGAGAAGAAAATCTCATGGAGGCGCAAGTCAAAGCTATTGCTGATACTGGTGCAAATGTTGTAGTAACAGGAGGCaaagtggcagacatggctcttCATTATGCAAACAAATACAATATCATGTTGGTGAG gCTGAACTCAAAATGGGATCTCAGAAGACTATGTAAAACAGTTGGTGCCACAGCCCTTCCTAGATTG ACTCCTCCTGTCCTTGAAGAAATGGGACATTGTGACAGTGTTTACCTCTCAGAGGTTGGAGATACACAGGTGGTTGTTTTTAAGCATG AAAAGGAAGATGGTGCCATTTCCACCATAGTGCTTCGAGGCTCAACAGACAATCTGATGGATGATATAGAAAGGGCAGTTGATGATGGTGTTAATACTTTCAAAGTTCTCACAAGG GATAAACGTCTTGTACCTGGAGGTGGAGCAACAGAAATTGAGTTGGCCAAACAGATCACATCATATGGAGAG ACATGTCCTGGACTTGAACAGTATGCCATTAAGAAGTTTGCTGAGGCATTTGAATCTATTCCCCGGGCACTGGCAGAAAACTCTGGAGTTAAGGCCAATGAAGTAATCTCTAAACTTTATGCAGtgcatcaagaaggaaataaaaatgttggatTAGATATTGag GCTGAAGTTCCTGCTGTAAAGGACATGTTGGAAGCTGGTGTTCTAGATACTTACCTGGGAAAATACTGGGCTATAAAACTGGCTACTAATGCTGCTGTCACTGTACTTAGAGTGGATCAG ATTATAATGGCAAAACTGGCAGGTGGACCTAAAGCTCCTAAACCACAAGGAAATTGGGATAAAGATGGTTGGCAAGACGAATCTCATATATAA
- the USP16 gene encoding ubiquitin carboxyl-terminal hydrolase 16 has protein sequence MGKKRTKGKTVPIDDSSESLEPMCRHIRKGLEQGNLKKALVNVEWNICQDCKTDNKVKDKSEEETENPSVWLCLKCGHQGCGRDSQEQHALKHYMTPRSEPHCLVLSLDNWSVWCYLCDDEVQYCNSNRLGQVVDYVRKQAGITAPKSAAKDNGNIELENKKLEKESKNEQEREKKENKAKENPSMNSASQITVKGLSNLGNTCFFNAVMQNLSQTPVLRELLKEVKMSGTIVKIEPPDLALTEPLEINLEPPGPLTLAMSQFLNEMQETKKGIVTPRELFSQVCKKAVRFKGYQQQDSQELLRYLLDGMRAEEHQRVSKGILKAFGNSTEKLDEELKIKLKDYEKKKSVPSFVDRIFGGELTSTIMCDECRTVSLVHESFLDLSLPVLDDQSGKKSINDKNLKKTMEDEDKDSEEEKDNDSYIKERNDIPSGTSKHLQKKAKKQAKKQAKYQRRQQKIQGKVLHLNDVCAVDHPEDNECEVEASTSEVDVKASHTSQEEVIHKEYCEKDLNGHEKTVESVTDNQKSTEEGDMKIVNVDNDLEVLASSPTECTGNLNGAYLKAGSNGEVDISSGFKNLNLNAALEPDEINIEILNDDLTPGAKVYEVVNEDPETAFCTLANREAFNTDECSIQHCLYQFTRNEKLQDANKLLCEVCTRRQYSGPKANIKGERKHVYTNAKKQMLISLAPPVLTLHLKRFQQAGFNLRKVNKHIKFPEILDLAPFCTLKCKNVAEENTRVLYSLYGVVEHSGTMRSGHYTAYAKARTANSHLSNLVLHGDIPQDFEMESTKGQWFHISDTHVQAVPTTKVLNSQAYLLFYERIL, from the exons GGCTGTGGCAGAGATTCTCAGGAGCAGCATGCCTTGAAGCACTACATGACGCCAAGATCTGAACCTCATTGCCTGGTTCTTAGTTTGGACAACTGGAGTGTATG GTGTTACCTATGTGATGATGAGGTCCAGTATTGTAATTCAAACCGATTGGGTCAGGTGGTTGACTATGTTAGAAAACAAGCTGGTATTACAGCTCCAAAATCAG cagCCAAAGATAATGGTAATAttgaacttgaaaataaaaaactggaaaaagagagtaaaaatgagcaagagagagaaaagaaagaaaacaaggctAAAGAAAATCCTTCCATGAATTCTGCTTCCCAAATAACTGTGAAAGGACTCAGTAACTTGGGAAATACATGTTTCTTCAATGCAGTTATGCAG AATTTGTCACAGACCCCAGTGCTTAGAGAATtactaaaagaagtaaaaatgtctgGAACAATTGTAAAAATTGAACCACCTGATTTGGCTCTAACA GAACCCTTAGAAATAAACCTTGAGCCTCCAGGCCCTCTTACTTTAGCCATGAGCCAGTTTCTTAATGAGATGCAAGAGACCAAAAAGGGAATCGTGACACCTAGAGAACTCTTTTCTCAGGTCTGTAAAAA agcaGTGCGTTTTAAAGGCTATCAGCAGCAAGACAGCCAGGAGCTGCTTCGATATTTATTGGATGGAATGAGAGCAGAAGAACATCAA agAGTGAGTAAAGGAATTCTTAAAGCATTTGGTAATTCTACTGAAAAACTGGatgaagaactaaaaataaagttaaa agattatgaaaagaaaaaatctgtacCAAGTTTTGTGGACCGAATATTTGGTGGTGAACTAACTAGTACAATCATGTGTGACGAATGCAGAACT GTATCCTTGGTTCATGAATCTTTCCTTGATTTGTCTCTACCAGTTTTAGATGATCAG AGTGGTAAGAAaagtataaatgataaaaatctgaaaaagacaaTGGAGGATGAAGATAAAGAcagtgaggaagaaaaagataatgaCAGTTACATAAAGGAGAGAAATGATATTCCTTCAGGAACAAGTAAGCACTtacagaaaaaagcaaagaagcaagCCAAAAAGCAAGCCAAG TACCAACGAAGGCAACAAAAAATTCAAGGAAAAGTTCTTCATTTAAATGATGTCTGTGCCGTTGACCATCCTGAAGATAATGAATGTGAAGTTGAAGCGTCCACTTCGGAAGTGGATGTTAAAGCCAGCCATACCTCACAAGAGGAAGTTATACATAAGGAATATTGTGAGAAAGATTTGAATGGCCATGAAAAAACAGTAGAAAGTGTAACTGACAATCAGAAATCCACAGAGGAAGGAGATATGAAAATTGTCAACGTGGACAATGATCTAGAAGTTTTAGCCTCTTCTCCCACGGAATGTACTGGGAATTTGAATGGTGCCTACCTGAAGGCAGGGAGCAACGGGGAAGTGGACATTTCCAGTGGTTTTAAGAACCTTAACTTGAATGCTGCTCTTGAACCTGACGAGATAAATATAGAGATTCTGAATGATGATCTTACTCCTGGGGCGAAGGTATATGAGGTTGTAAACGAAGATCCAGAAACTGCTTTCTGTACTCTTGCAAACAGGGAAGCTTTCAATACTGATGAGTGTTCAATCCAACATTGTTTATATCAGTTCACTCGAAATGAGAAACTTCAAGATGCTAATAAACTGCTTTGTGAAGTGTGCACGCGGAGACAGTATAGTGGACCAAAGGCAAATATAAAAG gtGAAAGGAAACATGTTTACACCAATGCTAAGAAGCAGATGCTAATTTCTCTTGCTCCTCCTGTTCTCACTCTTCATTTAAAGAGATTTCAGCAG gCTGGTTTTAACCTACGCAAAGTtaacaaacacataaaatttcCAGAAATCTTAGATTTGGCTCCTTTTTGTACCCTTAAATGTAAG aatgttgCTGAAGAAAATACAAGGGTACTGTACTCCTTATATGGAGTCGTTGAACACAGTGGTACCATGCGGTCAGGGCATTATACTGCCTATGCCAAGGCAAGAACTGCAAACAGCCATCTCTCTAATCTTGTTCTCCACGGTGATATTCCACAAG attttgaaatggaGTCAACCAAAGGGCAGTGGTTTCACATCAGTGACACACATGTGCAAGCTGTGCCTACAACTAAAGTACTAAACTCACAGGCTTACCTCCTATTTTATGAGAGAATACTGTAA
- the CCT8 gene encoding T-complex protein 1 subunit theta isoform X2, translating to MALHVPKAPGFAQMLKEGAKHFSGLEEAVYRNIQACKELAQTTRTAYGPNGMNKMVINHLEKLFVTNDAATILRELEVQHPAAKMIVMASHMQEQEVGDGTNFVLVFAGALLELAEELLRIGLSVSEVIEGYEIACRKAHEILPDLVCCSAKNLRDVDEVSSLLHTSVMSKQYGNEAFLAKLIAQACVSIFPDSGHFNVDNIRVCKILGSGVHSSSVLHGMVFKKETEGDVTSVKDAKIAVYSCPFDGMITETKGTVLIKTAEELMNFSKGEENLMEAQVKAIADTGANVVVTGGKVADMALHYANKYNIMLVRLNSKWDLRRLCKTVGATALPRLTPPVLEEMGHCDSVYLSEVGDTQVVVFKHEKEDGAISTIVLRGSTDNLMDDIERAVDDGVNTFKVLTRDKRLVPGGGATEIELAKQITSYGETCPGLEQYAIKKFAEAFESIPRALAENSGVKANEVISKLYAVHQEGNKNVGLDIEAEVPAVKDMLEAGVLDTYLGKYWAIKLATNAAVTVLRVDQIIMAKPAGGPKPPSGKKDWDDDQND from the exons GAATGAACAAAATGGTCATCAACCACCTGGAGAAGTTGTTTGTGACAAATGATGCAGCAACTATTTTAAGAGAGCTGGAA GTACAGCATCCTGCTGCAAAAATGATCGTAATGGCCTCTCACATGCAGGAGCAGGAGGTTGGAGATGGCACAAACTTTGTTCTGGTTTTTGCTGGAGCTCTTCTGGAATTAGCTGAAGAGCTTCTGAGAATTGGCCTGTCAGTTTCAGAA GTCATAGAAGGTTATGAAATAGCCTGCAGAAAAGCCCATGAGATTCTTCCTGACTTAGTGTGTTGTTCTGCAAAAAATCTCCGGGATGTTGATGAAGTGTCATCTCTACTTCATACCTCAGTAATGAGTAAACAGTATGGTAATGAAGCGTTTCTGGCCAAGCTCATTGCTCAGGCATGTG TATCTATCTTTCCTGACTCTGGCCATTTTAATGTTGATAACATCAGAGTTTGTAAGATTCTG GGCTCTGGTGTCCATTCCTCTTCAGTATTGCATGGCATGGTTTTTAAGAAGGAAACTGAAGGTGATGTAACGTCTGTCAAAGATGCAAAAATAGCAGTGTACTCTTGTCCTTTTGATGGCATGATAACAGAAACAAAG GGAACAGTACTGATAAAGACTGCTGAAGAATTGATGAACTTCAGTAAGGGAGAAGAAAATCTCATGGAGGCGCAAGTCAAAGCTATTGCTGATACTGGTGCAAATGTTGTAGTAACAGGAGGCaaagtggcagacatggctcttCATTATGCAAACAAATACAATATCATGTTGGTGAG gCTGAACTCAAAATGGGATCTCAGAAGACTATGTAAAACAGTTGGTGCCACAGCCCTTCCTAGATTG ACTCCTCCTGTCCTTGAAGAAATGGGACATTGTGACAGTGTTTACCTCTCAGAGGTTGGAGATACACAGGTGGTTGTTTTTAAGCATG AAAAGGAAGATGGTGCCATTTCCACCATAGTGCTTCGAGGCTCAACAGACAATCTGATGGATGATATAGAAAGGGCAGTTGATGATGGTGTTAATACTTTCAAAGTTCTCACAAGG GATAAACGTCTTGTACCTGGAGGTGGAGCAACAGAAATTGAGTTGGCCAAACAGATCACATCATATGGAGAG ACATGTCCTGGACTTGAACAGTATGCCATTAAGAAGTTTGCTGAGGCATTTGAATCTATTCCCCGGGCACTGGCAGAAAACTCTGGAGTTAAGGCCAATGAAGTAATCTCTAAACTTTATGCAGtgcatcaagaaggaaataaaaatgttggatTAGATATTGag GCTGAAGTTCCTGCTGTAAAGGACATGTTGGAAGCTGGTGTTCTAGATACTTACCTGGGAAAATACTGGGCTATAAAACTGGCTACTAATGCTGCTGTCACTGTACTTAGAGTGGATCAG ATCATCATGGCAAAACCAGCTGGTGGGCCTAAGCCTCCAAGTGGCAAGAAAGACTGGGATGATGACCAAAATGACTGA